A window of Pomacea canaliculata isolate SZHN2017 linkage group LG3, ASM307304v1, whole genome shotgun sequence contains these coding sequences:
- the LOC112560780 gene encoding uncharacterized protein LOC112560780, with protein MGEILATSVTSVRPCFACRPTTRGETLLPASRGAGHQLWDGRWCEAGECVSNARAPVIGSCPFGDQLVRINGQECRRAVAARPALCNNARVRQICCGTCRAPRSQAAGIGIPGCPVGDGVPGCRADLCQSLGHDGTPYARDCCGTCRFNPTQWTCTDAAGGVDGVQCNQAILRVEFKAVTTRPWLLCAVPAVRNSVTTVSPEAASTVTPSHGSAPTSPPRTSHAPPSSDSCAVALASPPIILRAEVERPGGHLSSSRCWPLP; from the exons AT GGGGGAAATTTTGGCGACATCAGTGACATCTGTACGTCCATGTTTTGCCTGTCGCCCAACAACACGAGGCGAGACTTTGCTTCCAGCATCACGCGGCGCCGGGCACCAGCTGTGGGATGGCCGG tGGTGTGAAGCCGGGGAGTGCGTTTCTAATGCGAGGGCGCCAGTAATCG GCTCGTGTCCTTTCGGCGACCAGCTGGTGCGGATCAACGGACAGGAGTGTCGGCGGGCAGTGGCCGCTCGTCCCGCCCTCTGCAACAACGCCAGAGTGCGACAGATCTGCTGCGGCACGTGCAGAGCGCCGCGCTCCCAAGCGGCGGGAATCGGCATCCCTG GTTGTCCGGTTGGCGATGGCGTTCCAGGCTGTCGCGCTGACCTCTGCCAGTCACTCGGCCATGACGGGACGCCGTACGCACGCGACTGCTGCGGAACGTGCCGCTTCAACCCAACGCAGTGGACGTGCACAGACGCGGCAGGGGGCGTGGACGGTGTTCAGTGCAACCAGGCCATTCTGAGGGTGGAGTTCAAGGCTGTTACAACACGACCTTGGCTTTTGTGTGCTGTGCCAGCTGTCAGGAACAGCGTGACGACCGTTTCCCCAGAG GCTGCGAGTACGGTAACGCCGTCCCACGGGAGTGCACCGACCTCCCCCCCAAGGACGAGCCATGCACCTCCCAGCAGCGACAGCTGTGCTGTGGCTCTTGCTTCACCTCCGATAATCTTGCGAGCGGAAGTGGAAAGACCTGGCGGCCATCTTTCTTCGTCGCGCTGCTGGCCGTTGCCTTAG